DNA from Amycolatopsis sp. DSM 110486:
GGCGGCGTGGTCGATGCGCTTGATCGCCTCGGTGAGGCCGGGGTTCCGGAGGTACTCGTAGGTGGGCAGCCAGCCGTCGGCCGCGCGGCCGGTGAGGGCGAGCATGCGTGGCTGGTACGCGCCGAGCCAGATGCCGATGTCGTGCGCCGGCCGCGGACCGCGCTTGAGGCCCGGGACCTGGTAGTGCTTGCCGTCGTGGCGCAGCGGGCCGGAAGCGCCGGTGTCCCAGATACCGCGCATGACGTCGATGGCCTCCGTCAGCGCCTCGATCGACTCGCCCGTGCTGCGGCGCTGGCCGGTCATCCGGAACGCGGCGTCGGCGAACGCACCCGCGCCCAGCCCCAGCTCGAAACGCCCACCGGACAACAAGTCCAACGACGCCGCCGCCTTCGCCAGCACCTGCGGCGGGCGCAGCGGCAGGTTGGTGACGTTCGCCGCGACCCGCAGCTTCGTCGTCCTCGCCGCGAGCCAGGTCAGCAGCGTTTGCGTGTCGAGGTGGCCGGCGTTGTAGGGGTGGTCCTGCACGGTCACCAGGTCCAGCCCCGCGCGTTCGGTCTCGATCGCCAGGTCGACGACATGCTCGGGGTGGTGCGCGTCGGGCGTCAGAAAGGTCCCGAACAGCAGGTCGTGCATGGGTTGCCGCCTTCTCGTCTGTGCTGCAACTTATCTAACCCACAACTCATCTGTTTGACAACCTATTCCCAGGCAAGCGTCAACCAGGCAAGGAGGGCGAGAAGGATCAGCGCAGAGCTTCGGAGACGGTGCGGCACGAGTCCGCCACCGGGTCTTGCTCGTGGATCAGGCACGCGGCCTGGTAGGTGAGGTTCTGGAACAACGCACGCTGCTCAGCGGTCAGCCCGCCCAGCACGTCTTCCTCCACGGCGGCGACGCGGCGCTCGGCGTCGGCCAGCGCTTCGCGGCCCTGGGCCGTGGCGACGATGCGGCGCACCCGGCGGTCTTCCGGCGCGGGCTTGCGTTCGACGAGATCCGCGGCGACGAGCTCGTCGATGAGGTAGGTCATCACCGTGCGGTCGATGCCGAGGTGTGCGGCGAGCGCGGCCTGGGTCGGGATGTCGGCGTGGACGACGGCACCCAGGACCTGGAAGCCGCGCGGACCTTGGGGCAGGCCGGCGAGGACGTGGTCGACCTCGCCGTTCCAGCGGCGCAGCACCGTGCCCAGCGCCCAGCCCAGGTTGCCGGCCGGCCGGTCTTCGGGCCCGTGTGTCGCCATGTTTCGAGATTACCTCTCGCGCTCACGCGGCGAGCGCGGCCGGCGTGCCGAGCGACGCGGCGACCCGGGCGACGAACTCGGTGTTGGACTTCGTGGTGCGGACCTGGTCGAGGAACTGCTCGGTCGCGCGCTTGGGGTCCTGGCCGGACAGGGCGCGGCGGACCTCGTTCATGACCTGCAGCTCCGCGGCCGGCACGAGCAGCTCGTCGCGGCGGGTGCCGGAGCCGAAGAGCTCCACGGCGGGGAACACGCGGTTGTCGGCCAGCACGCGGTCGAGCCGCAGCTCGGAGTTGCCGGTGCTCTTGAGCTCCTCGAAGAACACGGTGTCGGCGAGCGAGCCGGTGCCGACGAGCGCCGTGGCGATGATCGTGAGCGAACCGCCGTCCTCGATGTTGCGCGCGGCGCCGAGGATCTTCTTCATCGGGTGCAGCGCACTGGCGTCGACACCGCCGGAGAGGACACGGCCCGACGTGCGAGCGGCGAGGTTGTAGGCGCGGCCGAGGCGGGTGAGCGAATCGAGCAGCAGCACGACGTCGCGGCCGCGTTCCACGAGCCGCTTGGCGCGCTCGACGGCCAGCTCGGCCACGGCCACGTGCTCGGCCGGCTTGCGGTCGAACGTCGACGCGACCACTTCACCGCGCACCGACCGCTGCATGTCGGTGACCTCCTCGGGCCGCTCGTCGGCGAGCAGCACCATGAGGTGCACGTCGGGGTGGTTCACGGCCACGGCTTGCGCGATCGCCTGCAGCACCGACGTTTTCCCGGTCCGGGGCGGCGCCACGATCAGCGCGCGCTGCCCCTTGCCGACGGGCGCGACGAGGTCGAGCACGCGGGTGGTGAGCTGATGGCGGGTGGTTTCGAGGACGAGGCGCTGGTCGGGGTGCACCGGCGTGAGCCGTTCGAACTCCGGGCGGTTCTGCGCCGGAGGAGCACCGTTGACCGAGACGACCTGCTCGCCCTCTACGACGATCTCGTCGCCGCGCCGCAGGTTGTGCTTGCGGATCAGTCCAAAGGGGACGGACGGACCGCCCGGCGTGTAGCCGAGGGCGGCGGTCTTGCCCTGGATGTCGAGAATTCCTTGGTATGACATGGTTTTGACTCCTTGAAGGATGGAAAGCGTCTCTCGGTGAGATCGCGAAACGAGCGAACGCCGCATCGAGGCGACGCAGCTTTCGTGAAAGTTGAGAACTCCCCCGGGCGGCCGTGCCGGCATCCATGGGGATCGAGGTGAGCATAGCGCAAGGGCGCCGAGGACCACAACACGCTATAATCGCGGCGACGGAGAAACGGGGACGTCGCCATGTACACGCTGCTGCACCTTGCTTCACCACTGCATCTGGCGTTCCCCGCCGTCCACGTCTTCGACCAAGCCGGCCCGGCCGCGATCCTCGCGTTCGCCTCCGTGGTGGCCGCGAGCCTGCTCGTGGTCCTGGTCGTCAGCAACGCCAACCGCGGTGAGCTGGCCGCGTGGACCATCCCGGTCCGCGCCCGCCGCACCGCGCTGAACCAGCGCGCCCGTCGCGCGGCTTTCCTGCGGCTGCGCGATCCCGGCGCCCCCGGCCGAAGCCGGCCCCGCGCACCCGGGTGGCACTCCCCGGCTGCGTAACCCCTTTCCAGGTCAGTCCGATCAGGACGGTCCGCAGCCGATTCCGCCTGCCCTGAACCGACTTTCCCCTGGAGTGCTGTCATGCCTGAAATCTTCGACGTGCCCGTCGCCGGCGCGTACCACCTCGTCCACTGGCTCGCCTCGGCGACCGAACCACTCACCGGCTCGTTCGCGGCCGCCGCCGCGATCGTGCTGTTCACCGTCGCCGTGCGGCTGCTGCTCGTACCGTTCGCCCGGGCAGCGGCTCGCGGTCAGCAGGCCCGCACCGCGTTGGCCCCGGAAATCCGCAAACTGCAGGAGAAGCACGGCAAGAACCGCGAAAAGCTCGCCGCGGAGATGGCGAAACTCCAGCAGGAGTCGGGCACGTCGATGTTCGTCGGGTGCCTGCCGATGCTCGCGCAGCTGCCGTTCTTCTGGGTGATGTACCACCTCTTCAGCACGGCCGTGATCTCCGGCGCACCCAACGCCCTGCTCGGCAGCACGTTGTTCGGCATCACCCTCGGCGCCCACGGACTGGCGGCGGCACCGGTCGTGTTCGTGGTGGCCGGCCTGCTCGCCGTGGTGGCGTGGTTCTCGATCCGGTGGCAGGACCGCCAGCGCGACCTCACCGCTCCCGGCGCTCGGTTCCTGCGCCTCCTGCCTTATGGAACAGTCGCGGTCACCGCTTTTGTTCCCTTGGCCGCTTCGCTGTACCTGCTGACGACTACGACGTGGACGGTGGTGGAGCGAGCGGTGCTGTATCGGGTGGGCTGAACTCACGACGCCGGGGTCCCCTGGTGCGGGGTCGCATCAGGGGACCTCGGGGTTCGTGGCAGTGCTTAGGCAGCCCGTCGAGGGCTGGCCTTAAGGCATCCGAGAAGTGCGGCGAAGCCGGCGGCCGGTACTTCGAAGAATCCTCCGTCAGGGTCCTTGCTGTCCCGGATGAGCCGCAGCTCGGCTTCTTCGGCCACCTCGACGCAGTTGTTGGTCTCCCCGCCGGAATACCTACTCTTCCGCCACTTTCGTTCGTCCATTGCCTTCTAGCGCCCTTACACGTCGATGGAGAAGGTCCCTCGTGTCATCGGTCGACAACGCGAGTTTCCGGGCGTCCTTGTGACTGGCAGTGAAGCGCCCGGTGTCTTTGGGGTTCTCGTACCATCGTCCGCCACCGGGAAACTCGATGTACAGGCCAGGAGGGGCGTCGGACTCCTCGTAGTAGACGATGTTGTAGCCGCCCGAGAGCAACCCGTACGCGCCCTGCTTGTGCTCGATCACCCGAATCGTGACGTTCGGGTACTCCATCACAGCGACCACATGGCGTAGCTGTTCCGCCATTGTCTGTGGACCGCCGACGTACCCGTTGACGACGGCCTCATCAACCAGGAACTCGGCTTTGAGCGGCTTCGGGTCGTTGGGCGCCAAGCGTTCCTGCCGTTCCAGGCGGCCCTTGATCACATTCTCGACTCTGGCGTTCGAGTCGTTGAAATGCGGAGCGGCGTCGAAGAGGGCAGAGGCGTAGGCCCGAACCTGAAGCAGACCAGGCCACATGGTTCGCTCGCACGCCCAAAGCTCGACGCCATCCCGCTCGGCAGCCAAGTAGCGGCGGAACTCGTTCGGCGCATCCGCGGGCAGCCGAACCGGAGGCGGCTCGTCATCGGCGATCCTGAACAACCGCTCCGCCTCGACGAACTGGTCGTCACTGGCGCCGTAGTGCCTGCACATGTCGCGGACGACGGAGATCTTCATGAGGACGTCGCCGTTCTCGTACCTGGTGACCGACGGCGCCGACATGCCCAGGTACTCAGCGACCTCCACGACCGTGCGCTTGCCCACGTCCTTGCGCAGAAACGTCAGGTAGGCACCCAAGAGGCGCCTCGCGCGGGTGCGGGTTTGAGCCATTCGCGCAGCATATCGCCGGGTCGTGGTCATTCATGTACATGAGCTTGCACCCATGAACATGCACGTGTTTAATGTGCACGTGTTGGTCCGGTCACCGCCCGTGAAGAGCTGCTTCCGATCCCGGCAGTGAAGAGCAGCTCTTCATCGTCACCGGCCAGCCGACGGCAGGCGGGTCCACTGTTCACAAGGTGGGCCTCGCCTGCCCGACCACTCGACGAGCAGCGTGGGAAGGGACAAGGCATGACCATCTCCGTGGACGACTACACAGTTGGTGTCCGAAGAGCTGTTCGAGCAGCTCACGCGACGGATCGTCAAGGAACAGGGGATGTCCGCCGAGTTCGCGGCCCGCATCGTGGACCAAGTCTTGGCGTTCCTCGCGGCCTGTGCCCGGTCGGAGGCACCGCTCTCGCCGAGCAGCACCGTCGACATCGGATGGCACGCGTTCATCCTCTACACGAAGGAATACGCGGATTTCTGCGACGGGATCGCCGGGCACTTCCCGCACCACGACCCGACACCGCTCGGCGTGACACCGAAGGGTTTTTCTCCGCAGAAGAACGTCGACCGCTCGATCCGGGCAATGCGTGACGCCGGGTTCGCGGTCGACTTGGCGCTTTGGGATGCGTCGGCGAGGTGCTCCCAGCGCCAGCAGGGCTGCACCCACTCCGGGGGCAACACCGGGTGCCATCACCGTTCGGTGCAAACGGAGACAATCACCTCGTGATCGAACGGTACGGATGGGACGCCCTACCGGAGCCTGTCCGGGGTGTGATCCGACAGCACCTCGGACAGCCAACGGTTCTTCGCGAAGTCGAGCAGGGGCAGAACTGCAATCTGGCGCTCGTCGTCAAAAACGACCGCGGGACTGCCTTCCTCAAGGGCGTGCGGGGTGTCAGTCCCCGGATGCGGTGGCTGCGCAACGAGGCCACGGCCGGCGAGCTGGCCACCGGGCTCGCCCCGGCGACCCGGTTCTGTGAGGACGTCGATCCGGACTGGCTCGTCGTGGGCTTCGAGTACCTTTCCGGCCGCCCGGCCGTTCTGGTTCCCGACTCCGCCGATCTGCCGCTGATCGCGGAGACTGTGACCAGGATCAGCGAGTTCGACGGCGGCACCGCTCAACCGCTCAGCGCGCGGTGGGCGGCGGCGGACTGGTGGACCAAGCTGGCCGAGGTCGCTTCGGAGGACGTCGTCGGCTGGGACCTCGACGAGGTGACGGAGTGGAGCCGGCGAGCGGCCCGGCTCGTCAGCGGAAGCGCGTTGCTCCACACGGATCTCCACGAGCACCAGTTCATGATCGACGACAAGACCGGCCGGGTCCGAGTGATCGACTGGGGTCGGCCCGCTTCCGGCGCGGCCTGGGTGGATGTCGCCTTCCTGGTCATCCGTCTGATCGCCGTAGGTCACCGACCAGCTGACGCAGAACAATGGGCGACCGACATGCCGAGCTGGAAGACCGCGACGAAAGAAGCCTTGACGGCGTTCGCGTGCTACGTCGCTGGTTTGTGGACCTACCGCGGTGTCACGAGTCCCTTCACCGGCTCCACCGAGCTCAGTTTCGCGGCGAAAGACTACGCCGCCCACAGGTTGGCCGGCTGGAATGAGCGGCCGCGCCGTGTGTAGAAAGAAGGTTCGTCGTGCGGGACACGCAAACTCTCAGCCCACGGGTCAGGATCCTCGGCGCCAGCTTGCGCGAAGCTCGCCAGGCTGCCCGGTTCGGCCTGCGTGAACTGGCGCGCCGCCTGGACGTGAATCCTTCGATCCTCGCGCACTGGGAGCACGGCACCCGAACTCCCGATTCGGAAGAGGTGTCACGGGTGCTCGGCGCGCTCGGCGTGCGACGCGACCAGGCCCGGCACATCCTCAACCTCGCACGCGGACTCTCCGACCCGAACTCGATCACCTTCGGGTCGAAGGCCGCCCTGGGCCACCACCTGGCCGAGACCGCGCACGAGGCCGTCGCAACCGCGATGACGATCTGGAGCCCCCTGCTCATCCCGCCTCTGTTGCAGATCCCCGATTACCTCCGCGCAACGGTGAAGGCCGCGCTGCCGACCGTCGTCGCCCGTGAGGCCTACCTCGCCGAATTCCTCGAACGACGGACGTCTTCTCCGGCAGGAACCCGCGTGCCTGTCGACGTGTTCGTCGGGGCGGCCGCGTTGCAAGAGACCGTCGACAACGACGACACGATGGTGCGCCAGCTGCGGTTCCTCGGTGACACCACGGCCATCAACGCCGCCGTGACCATTCGACTCGTGCCGAGCGACGTTGGTTTCCACCCCGGGCTGGCGGGCGCGTTCACCTTGTTCACGATGCCGCAAGGCGATCCCATCGTCCGGTGCGACGCCTATGACACCTCGGTCTTCCTCGTCGACAAGCGCGGCCACTATCGAACCGCCGCCGAGAACCTCGATGCGCGAGGACTTTCGCGCGAAGACTCAGTTGCAGCACTCGAAGCGTGCGTCGCGGAGCGGGAATCGCGCGTGCGACAGGATATTTCCGAAGTGTCGAGCAACGCGGAAGACGAGTTGTGGGCGCAGTTGATGACGAGGTAGGGATCGGATCAGCCGAGCCGCAGGCCCGGCGGCAGTCGCAGGTCCGTCACCGTCCCGTCGGCGGCCACAGTGACGTCCAGCGTGCCCCCGGCCAGCGGCAGGTCCGTTACGCGCAGGGCGCCCACCGGGCTTGGCCGCGGCGGGTCGAGGGTGACCACGCCGGCGGGCACGTCGACGCGCAGGCCCAGGAACGTGACCAGCAGCGTCACCGCGGAGGCCGCCGCCCAGGCCTGGGGGCGGCACGACGCGGGGTAGGGCAGCGGAGACGACACGTCGTCCGAGCCGTAGCCCGAGAACAGCTCCGGCAGGCGGTTGTCGAAGCCGCCGGCCGCGTGCACGAGCTGCAGCCCGAGCGAAGCGGCGCGCGATGACTGGCCCGCCGCGTGCAGGCCGCGGACGACGACGGCCGTGTCGTGGGGCCAGACGGAGCCGCAGTGGTAGCTCAGCGGCGAGAAGCCGCCCGCGGTCGAGGACATCGTGCGCAGGCCGAAGCCGGCGGCCATCGACGGGTGGAGCAGCAACTCGCCGACCGAAGCGCTCTCGGCCGGGTCCAGGATGCCCGTGCCCAGGAGGTGCCCGATGTTGCTCGTCAGCGAATCCACCGGTTGCTTCGCGCCGTCCAGGGCCAGGGCCGGGAAGTGGCCGTCCGAAGTGGACACCCAGAAGTGCGAGCGGAAGCGCGAGCGCAAGGCCTCGGCCCACGAAAGCAGCCCGTCGGCCGGTTCGCCGAGCGCGGCGAGCAGCTCGGCGGCGTGTACGGCGGCCTCGTATTGATAGCCCTGCACCTCGGACAGCGCGACGGGCGGTTTGGCGATCGTGCCGTCGGCGAAGCGCACGGCGTCGCCCGAGTCCTTCCAGCCCTGGTTGGCCAGGCCGCGGCCGCTTTCGTCGAGGTACTCCGCGAAGCCGTCGCCGTCGGTGTCGGACAGGCCGGTGATCCAGAACAACGCGGCGCGCAGGTTCGGCAGCAGCGCGCGGACCTCGGCCTCGGGCAGGCCCCAGCGCCAGGCGTCGTACAGCAGGCCGACCCACAGGGCGGTCGCGTCGACGGTGCCGTAGTAGCGCGCGGGCAGCGACATGCCGTGGACCTCGAAGCCGGCGCGACGGCGTTCGTGCAGAATCTTGCCGGGCGCCTCGCCGGTCGCCGGGTCGTGGCGCTCGCCCTGGGCCCGCGCGAGCGTGCGCAGCGTGCCGCCCGCCAGCGAAAGCGACAGCGGCAACGCCAGGCGCGCGGCCCAGAGGCTGTCGCGGCCGAAGAGCGTGAAGAACCACGGCGCACCCGCACCGGCGAACACGTCACCCGGGTGCTCGCGTTCGGCCAGCAGCAACGCATCCAGATCGTCGAGCGAACGGTTGAGCAACGCGGTGAACCGCCGGTCGTCGGCCTCCACCACGGGCGTCGGCAGCCGCGCGGCCGAGCCCGGCACGAAGGGCGCTTCCGGGTCCGTGGCGGTCAGCGTCCAGTGCAGCTCCACGCGGTCCTCGACGCGCACCCGCCACTTCACCAGAACGCGAGCACCGTCCACAGTGGTCCCGCCGTCGGTGGCGACCACGGCCTTGACCAGGCCCTGCTCCCACCGCACGCCACCGTCGACGCGCACCGGCTCCAGCGGGACCGTCGAGCCGCCGGACTTGATCACCTCGATCGACGCGAAGTCCGCCGCCAGCGCGAGCTCGACCACGCACTCCACGGCCTCGGACGCCGACGACACCAGCTCCAGCTTCTCCGTCACCCCGCTCGCCGTGACGCGGCGGTGGCGGCGCAGCCACACCGTCGGGTCCGGGCCGGGGTTGCCGAGGTGGCGCACCAGCCCGGTGAAGGTGCCGCGGTCCGCCGCCGGCTCCTCGAAGCCGATCGGTTCGGGCTCGTGACCGTCGACGGTCACTACCGCTTCGCTCACCAACCGCAGGTCACCGTGCAGCAGACCCTGCGTGCCGTTGCCGCGGATCTGCCCGTCGCGACCGGAGAGGACGACGGTCGGCGCGCGCAGGGCGATCGCGAGGTCGTGGAGCAGCGGCTGCATGGAAACGTCCTCCGGTGGGGTCGGGTGCCTTCGATTTGATCGATCAAACCGGGTTCGTGTCAAGTTGGATTGAAGTCTTGACAGGTCAGCGGCCAACGTTCAGAGTAGCCGCCAGATTGAACGTTCAAATCTGCACCTCGATCGAGGTGCGGGACCAGGTCACCAGGAGGCGGGATGGCGCAGCGGGCCACGCTGAACTCGGTCGCGGAGGCCGCCTCCGTCTCGCGCCAGACCGTGTCGAACGTGATCAACTCGCCCGAGCTCGTGAGCCCGGAGACCCGCGAACGCGTGCTCGAGGCCATCGACCGCCTCGGCTACCGCCCGTCCACCGCGGCCCGCCAGCTGCGCACCGCGCGCTCGCAGATCATCGGCATGCGCATCGCGCCGGTGGGCAACGGCGTGAGCGGCGTGGTCCTCGACCAGTTCCTGCACTCGCTCACGGCCACGGCCGAGGAGTACGACCACCGGATCATGCTCTTCACCGCCGCCGACGACGAAGCCGAGACGCGCGCGTACGCCGATCTCATCGCTTCGGTTGGCGTCGACGGCTTCGTGCTCACCCACACCCACCACGACGACCTGCGCACCCGCTGGCTCAAGGAGCGCGAGCTGCCGTTCGTCACCTTCGGGCGGCCGTGGGGCGACGAGCGGGCGCACGGCTGGGTCGACGTCGACGGCGCCCGCGGCACCCGCCTGGCCACCGAGCACCTCGTGCGCCAGGGCCACCGCCGCATCGCGTTCGTCGGCTGGCCCGCGGGGTCCGAGACCGGTGACGACCGGCGCGCCGGCTGGGAGGCCGGGCTCGCCGCCGCCGGACTGGCGGACCGGCCGCAGATCCCCGTGTTCGACGGCGTGGAGGGCGGGCGCTCGGCCGCCGCCCGGCTGCTCGACGAGCCCGCCGCGCCCACCGCGTTCGTGTGCGCCAGCGACTCCCTCGCGCTCGGTGTGGTCGGCGAGCTGCGCGACCGCGGCCAGCGCCCCGGCGCCGACGCGTCCGTGATCGGTTTCGACGACACCCCGACCGCCGCCGTGCTCGGCCTGAGCTCCGTGGCGCAGCCCATCGCCGAAGTCGCCGCCGAATGCGTGCGCCAGCTGCGCGCGACGCTGCGCGGCACCGCCGGCCCCGAACCCGCCTCGACCCTGCTCGCCCCCCGGCTAGTGCTGCGCACAACCTGACCGCACGACCTGACCTCTCCCCACCTGCACGATCAAGGAGGATCGATGCGTCACCCCCGTTCCCTCCCGCGCACGGCTGTCGCCGCTGCCGGCCTGTTGCTCACGCTCACCGCGTGTGGCGGCGGCTTCGACGACTCGACGGCGCCCGCCACCCAGCAGTCCGGCCCGGCGTCGCTCAAGCTGATGATCGCCTCCAGCGGCGGCGCCGAGCTCACGGCGGTTCAGGACGCCACCGCGAAGTGGGCGGCGGCCTCCGGCGGCTCGAAGGTGCAGGTGATC
Protein-coding regions in this window:
- a CDS encoding helix-turn-helix transcriptional regulator — encoded protein: MGAYLTFLRKDVGKRTVVEVAEYLGMSAPSVTRYENGDVLMKISVVRDMCRHYGASDDQFVEAERLFRIADDEPPPVRLPADAPNEFRRYLAAERDGVELWACERTMWPGLLQVRAYASALFDAAPHFNDSNARVENVIKGRLERQERLAPNDPKPLKAEFLVDEAVVNGYVGGPQTMAEQLRHVVAVMEYPNVTIRVIEHKQGAYGLLSGGYNIVYYEESDAPPGLYIEFPGGGRWYENPKDTGRFTASHKDARKLALSTDDTRDLLHRRVRALEGNGRTKVAEE
- a CDS encoding LacI family DNA-binding transcriptional regulator — encoded protein: MAQRATLNSVAEAASVSRQTVSNVINSPELVSPETRERVLEAIDRLGYRPSTAARQLRTARSQIIGMRIAPVGNGVSGVVLDQFLHSLTATAEEYDHRIMLFTAADDEAETRAYADLIASVGVDGFVLTHTHHDDLRTRWLKERELPFVTFGRPWGDERAHGWVDVDGARGTRLATEHLVRQGHRRIAFVGWPAGSETGDDRRAGWEAGLAAAGLADRPQIPVFDGVEGGRSAAARLLDEPAAPTAFVCASDSLALGVVGELRDRGQRPGADASVIGFDDTPTAAVLGLSSVAQPIAEVAAECVRQLRATLRGTAGPEPASTLLAPRLVLRTT
- a CDS encoding phosphotransferase produces the protein MIERYGWDALPEPVRGVIRQHLGQPTVLREVEQGQNCNLALVVKNDRGTAFLKGVRGVSPRMRWLRNEATAGELATGLAPATRFCEDVDPDWLVVGFEYLSGRPAVLVPDSADLPLIAETVTRISEFDGGTAQPLSARWAAADWWTKLAEVASEDVVGWDLDEVTEWSRRAARLVSGSALLHTDLHEHQFMIDDKTGRVRVIDWGRPASGAAWVDVAFLVIRLIAVGHRPADAEQWATDMPSWKTATKEALTAFACYVAGLWTYRGVTSPFTGSTELSFAAKDYAAHRLAGWNERPRRV
- a CDS encoding membrane protein insertase YidC, translated to MPEIFDVPVAGAYHLVHWLASATEPLTGSFAAAAAIVLFTVAVRLLLVPFARAAARGQQARTALAPEIRKLQEKHGKNREKLAAEMAKLQQESGTSMFVGCLPMLAQLPFFWVMYHLFSTAVISGAPNALLGSTLFGITLGAHGLAAAPVVFVVAGLLAVVAWFSIRWQDRQRDLTAPGARFLRLLPYGTVAVTAFVPLAASLYLLTTTTWTVVERAVLYRVG
- a CDS encoding DUF397 domain-containing protein → MDERKWRKSRYSGGETNNCVEVAEEAELRLIRDSKDPDGGFFEVPAAGFAALLGCLKASPRRAA
- the rho gene encoding transcription termination factor Rho, whose amino-acid sequence is MSYQGILDIQGKTAALGYTPGGPSVPFGLIRKHNLRRGDEIVVEGEQVVSVNGAPPAQNRPEFERLTPVHPDQRLVLETTRHQLTTRVLDLVAPVGKGQRALIVAPPRTGKTSVLQAIAQAVAVNHPDVHLMVLLADERPEEVTDMQRSVRGEVVASTFDRKPAEHVAVAELAVERAKRLVERGRDVVLLLDSLTRLGRAYNLAARTSGRVLSGGVDASALHPMKKILGAARNIEDGGSLTIIATALVGTGSLADTVFFEELKSTGNSELRLDRVLADNRVFPAVELFGSGTRRDELLVPAAELQVMNEVRRALSGQDPKRATEQFLDQVRTTKSNTEFVARVAASLGTPAALAA
- a CDS encoding Scr1 family TA system antitoxin-like transcriptional regulator; the encoded protein is MRDTQTLSPRVRILGASLREARQAARFGLRELARRLDVNPSILAHWEHGTRTPDSEEVSRVLGALGVRRDQARHILNLARGLSDPNSITFGSKAALGHHLAETAHEAVATAMTIWSPLLIPPLLQIPDYLRATVKAALPTVVAREAYLAEFLERRTSSPAGTRVPVDVFVGAAALQETVDNDDTMVRQLRFLGDTTAINAAVTIRLVPSDVGFHPGLAGAFTLFTMPQGDPIVRCDAYDTSVFLVDKRGHYRTAAENLDARGLSREDSVAALEACVAERESRVRQDISEVSSNAEDELWAQLMTR
- a CDS encoding DUF6412 domain-containing protein, whose amino-acid sequence is MYTLLHLASPLHLAFPAVHVFDQAGPAAILAFASVVAASLLVVLVVSNANRGELAAWTIPVRARRTALNQRARRAAFLRLRDPGAPGRSRPRAPGWHSPAA
- a CDS encoding MarR family winged helix-turn-helix transcriptional regulator, giving the protein MATHGPEDRPAGNLGWALGTVLRRWNGEVDHVLAGLPQGPRGFQVLGAVVHADIPTQAALAAHLGIDRTVMTYLIDELVAADLVERKPAPEDRRVRRIVATAQGREALADAERRVAAVEEDVLGGLTAEQRALFQNLTYQAACLIHEQDPVADSCRTVSEALR
- a CDS encoding glycogen debranching N-terminal domain-containing protein; translation: MQPLLHDLAIALRAPTVVLSGRDGQIRGNGTQGLLHGDLRLVSEAVVTVDGHEPEPIGFEEPAADRGTFTGLVRHLGNPGPDPTVWLRRHRRVTASGVTEKLELVSSASEAVECVVELALAADFASIEVIKSGGSTVPLEPVRVDGGVRWEQGLVKAVVATDGGTTVDGARVLVKWRVRVEDRVELHWTLTATDPEAPFVPGSAARLPTPVVEADDRRFTALLNRSLDDLDALLLAEREHPGDVFAGAGAPWFFTLFGRDSLWAARLALPLSLSLAGGTLRTLARAQGERHDPATGEAPGKILHERRRAGFEVHGMSLPARYYGTVDATALWVGLLYDAWRWGLPEAEVRALLPNLRAALFWITGLSDTDGDGFAEYLDESGRGLANQGWKDSGDAVRFADGTIAKPPVALSEVQGYQYEAAVHAAELLAALGEPADGLLSWAEALRSRFRSHFWVSTSDGHFPALALDGAKQPVDSLTSNIGHLLGTGILDPAESASVGELLLHPSMAAGFGLRTMSSTAGGFSPLSYHCGSVWPHDTAVVVRGLHAAGQSSRAASLGLQLVHAAGGFDNRLPELFSGYGSDDVSSPLPYPASCRPQAWAAASAVTLLVTFLGLRVDVPAGVVTLDPPRPSPVGALRVTDLPLAGGTLDVTVAADGTVTDLRLPPGLRLG